Genomic segment of Verrucomicrobiota bacterium:
AGGGACCCAAAGGTGAATGATTCCACCTTCGCGCACGTATTGGAGACCTTCACGAACACCCGGTACCATATTGGGCAAGATTACGGGGACAGGGCCTCCGTCTCCTTTATTTGCTGTGGAATCAATAATAGTCCCATCAATTAGGTAGGCAGTGTATTCAGCACTTACGACGGAATCGCCATTGGGTGGAAACTTTCCAGTTCCTTCACTGATGAGCTCATAGAACAGACCTGTGCTGGTTTTTGTAACGTTTTCTTTTTTCGCCAATTCCGCAAAAAACTCAATAGTCTGTTCCTTTCTTTCTCGATCCATACGCTCTTGTACGGGAGCCCAACGTTCGTCTATAAGTTTTGCAACCGCTGGTCGTTTCTCCTCCCAACCTTCGATGATTCGATTGTTAATTGAAGCGTGAATACCCGTTCGAAAAGCCAGTTTTTCTCTTTCGGATAGCTCGAGCAAATGGACTTGGTTGTTTCTCACCATTAACCATCCATATATGGCAAAAAGCTCCTCTATCTCAGCAAATTTCGTTGGAGCCTCTTTTGCTGCATCTGCTTCCGGGCTAGCCTGGTTCGTGCCGGTCGTTGCTGTAGGAGCTGAAGCTGGAGTAGCTTGTGTTGTCGGTACTTTTTCTTCTTCGTCACCAAATGAAATTGAGATTTTCGGGGCAGCTTCCTTTTCTTGGCCAAACAAGGTTGAGGAAAGATTCAAGGTTATAGCCAAGAGTAAGCTAACTGAAAAATAGATGGTTTTTTTAAGCATTGTGCTGATTGGTTTAAAAAATTGAACCTTCCGAAATAAAGGAGTCGGAGATCATAGCCAGCTTTTTCTGACTTCAAGCACCATTTGAACACGGTATTTTTATTTGGCCCGGTGATTGACGATCATTTGGAACGGGATGCCTGGATCATGCTGGGATT
This window contains:
- a CDS encoding FKBP-type peptidyl-prolyl cis-trans isomerase, which codes for MLKKTIYFSVSLLLAITLNLSSTLFGQEKEAAPKISISFGDEEEKVPTTQATPASAPTATTGTNQASPEADAAKEAPTKFAEIEELFAIYGWLMVRNNQVHLLELSEREKLAFRTGIHASINNRIIEGWEEKRPAVAKLIDERWAPVQERMDRERKEQTIEFFAELAKKENVTKTSTGLFYELISEGTGKFPPNGDSVVSAEYTAYLIDGTIIDSTANKGDGGPVPVILPNMVPGVREGLQYVREGGIIHLWVPASLGFSSESGNGIPPDSALMFEFTVHEILATETTLTTDQP